The Pan troglodytes isolate AG18354 chromosome 19, NHGRI_mPanTro3-v2.0_pri, whole genome shotgun sequence region TGGTTTTTCTGTACTTCCCCCAATGTAGGTGGCCCAGAGCAGGTGCAGCTGGGAAGCTAGAGGAACCTGTGGTTGCTGGGAACTCCCCTGCCCCCAATCTGGTGTCAACTCACAGATGTGGGCTCCCCACCATCCCCCGACTTCCCCTTCCCAAGATATATGTGACACCCACCTGGCTGATGTCAGTGAGGCTGCCATGGCCTAGGCACCCATTGCTGCCGCTGCCGAATGTCATGATGATGCCTCTGTCTGGGGAGAAGGGCagtgaggaaggagaagggaaagaagtTAAACAGTCTTTCCAGATAGCCCGGTCCTCCAGTGGGTTGCAGCAGCAAAATAAAGTTGGGGACCAGGGCTGGAAGGATGggataggaagagagaaaaggatatGAGTCCCTTCAAACatatgtgactttggacaagtgacaccctctctgagccttagcgTCCCCACTTGTCAAATGAGGATAATATAATAACTGCCTTGCCAGGCCTGTCCGTAGGTTAAAGGAGGTTGTATAAGGAAATCTCCTCAATAgttactagacagaagcaataaCTCGATAActagtagacagaagcattcattAAGTGCATGTTTtgcaagagaagagagaaggtgCTCTGTGGGGCCTTAGAGCAGGTCCCACAAGGTAGGCCCAACAACTCACCAGTCAGGCAGGCAGTGAAGAAGTCCCCACAGGCCACGTGCTTGATGGTCACGCCCGACTGGCCCTCCAGGAAACGCGAGATGAACTGGGGCTGTGGCTGCTCCACTGCCCCAGGGAGGAGACTGCCTCCGCCTGCACCTAGGGGTGGggcctgcaggggcagggggatGGGCAGCGCCTGAGCACCCCAACCCTGCTGTGgacctccacctccacccatcCAGGCCACCCCCTGGCCTGCTCACCTCCCACAGGATGAGACGCCCAGAGCGCGTGACGCCGGCTTTCTGCGTGCGCCCAGCTGCCACCTGGACCACCTCTGTGTTGAGCATTGGCAGCCGCAGGGGGGTGCCCAGCCCACCACCCCAGGCATACACTGACGACAGTGGTGGTGGGATGGCTGGCCTCACAGGTCCCCGGGGGATACCTGCAGGTACAGTGCATGGGGACTATTAAACTGATGGGAATGGTGTGGCATCCATGGGGACTGGCGGCCTCTTCCCACTTACCTCTGCAGCGGACACTGGTGGTCCTGCTCCCTGTGCTGCTGGGGGCCACGGACTTCTCTGCCCTGCAGGACAGATGGGGGCCTAAGGACAAAGACCCTCCTGACATTCCTACATGCAGGAAGGGAGGACTTGCCCCAGGTTTCCCTCTGCCTCAGACCTCCTGTGCTCCCACTGGGTGCCCACACCCTGCCGCCCAGGACCGCTCGCTGTCCCTGCACAGGCCTCCGCATGCGGACACTGCCCACGTCGGTGTGGAGGTTGAGGAGGGCACGGATGCAGAGGGGCTGTGCCATGATGTGGCTGAGTGGTGGCCGCTGGGCAGGCTCCAGGCTGAGTAGACTCAGGACCAGCTGGCGAAGCTCAGGGCTGTACCGGTCAGAGATAGGTGCAAAGGTGCCACTCATGATCTTCAGCACCAGTGCTGGCAAGTTCTGTGAAGGCACCAGGTTGAGAATTTGGGGAAGTGAGGGCAGCACcccccagctccagcccctgGTCTCCTGGGATAATGACAGCTTtgcctggaggcatcatgctacctgacttcaaactatactacaaggctacagtaaccaaaacagcatggtactggtaccaaaacagagatatagaccaatggaacagaacagggccctcagaaataatgccacacatctacaactatctgatctttgacaaacctgagaaaaacaagaaatggggaaaggattccctatttaataaatggtgctgggaaaactggctagccatatgtagaaagctgaaactggatcccttccttacaccttacacaaaaattaattcaagatggactaaagacttacatgttagacctaaaaccatcaaacccctagaagaatacctaggcaataccattcaggacataggcatgggcaaggacttcatgtctaaaacaccaaaagcaatggcaacaaaagccaaaattgacaaatgggatctaattaaactaaagagcttctgcacagcaaaagaaactaccatcagagtgaacaggcaacctacagaatgggagaagatttttgcaatctactcatctgacaaagggctaatatccagaatctacaaagaactcaaacaaatttataagaaaaaaacaaccccatcaacaagtgggcgaaggatatgaacagacacttctcaaaagaagacatttatgcagccaaaagacacatgaaaaaatgctcatcatcactggccatcaagaaatgcaaatcaaaaccacaatgagataccatctcacaccagttagaatggcgatctttaaaaagtcaggaaacaacaagtgctggagaggatgtggagaaataggaacacttttacactgttggtgggactgtaaactagttcaaccattgtggaagtcagtgtggcgattcctcagggatctagaactagaaataccatttgacccagccatcccattactgggtgtatacccaaatgactataaatcatgctgctataaagacacatgcacacgtatgtttattgtggcactattcacaatagcaaagacttggaaccaacctaaatgtccaacaatgatagatggattaagaaaacgtggcacatacacaccatggaatactatgcagccgtaaaaaatgatgagttcatgtcctttgtaggacatggatggagctggaaaccatcattctcagcaaactatcgcaaggacaaaaaaccaaacaccgcatgttctcactcataggtgggaattgaacaatgagaacacatggacacaggaaggggaacatcacacaccggggcctgttgtggggtggggggagggggaagggatagcattaggagatatacctaatgttaaatgatgagttaatgggtgcagcacaccaacatcgcacatgtatacatacgtatcaaacctgcacgttgtgcacatgtgccctaaaacttaaagtataataaaaaaataaataaataaacaataacagCTTTGCCCTCAGGAGACTTCAGTCTGATGAGGAGACTCCCAGACTGACAGGGGAGTCCAACCTGGCTTTCAGTGATCCCTAGTCTGATAGGGGAGCTGCAGCTATATCCTCAGAAACCCCAGCATGCTGGGAAAACTCAAGTCTTGCTCTTGGGAGGGTCTTCTGGGAAAGCCACAGCCCTGCCCTCAGGAGCCCTCCGTCTAATGGGAGGCAAGACCTACTCTCAGAAATCCATAGTCTGAGGGACACCCATAGCCCTCCCCTGGGGTAATCTGATAAGGGAGAGACATGACTCAGCTAGAGGAGAAACCTGAGGTGGCTTGAGCCAAGGGCTGCTGGGCGAGGCAGTAGATTTCTCAGTTGTCCCCTGGAGGGTGCATacactcaccgcagcctcgaaaGCCCTCTTGAGGCTGGCCAGCTCGTAGAGGACACAGCCCAGGGCCCAGATGTCACTCTTCTGGTTGTAGGGCTTGCCCTCACACAGCTCAGGGGAGATATAGCATGGGGTACCCACCACCTGCAGGATAGAAGCTGGGATCACAGCCCTGCAGGGAGGGAAGACCAGGGGCTCTATGCATAAGCCCATTTGGGGACAGCTTCTTCTCAAAGCAAGCCAAGGGGCTTCCTCCTGCAGAACCACCCAAACAGGGGCCAAAGGGCCAAGGGTTTtttagggggaggggaggaggcagggtTAGGTCCTGGCCCTCAAGACTTCTAGCACCCTGGAGGTCCCTTCCATGCCCAGGCACCGTGTAGGCCTTGCTCTTGCTGCTAAGGATCTTGGAGATGCCGAAATCACCGATCTTGACGACCATGCGGTGTTTGTCAAGCAGGATGTTCTGGGTCTTGAGGTCTCGGTGCAGGATGAGGTGGGTGTGCACATGATGCAGTGCAAGCAGGATCTGCACGAAGAAGTGCAGGATGGTCTCCTCCTCCAGCAGGGAATTACAGCGCTTTTGGATGAACTCAGCCAGAGTGCCGCCTGTGGCCCAAGGGACTAATCAAGATCCAGGCTTTCTCACACCTACGACAACCCCTCtccgttgttgttgttttttttttttgagatggagtctcgctctgttgcccaggctggagtgcagtggcacgatctcagctcactgctgcaagcgccccctcccgggttcaagccattctcctgcctcagcctccttagtagctgggactacaggtgcctgccaccacacccggctaatttttttttttttttgtatttttagtagagacggggtttccccgtgttaaacaggatggtctcgatctcctgacctcatgatccgcccgcctcggcgttggcctcccaaagtgctgagattacaggcatgagcacggTGCCCAGCCAACAACCCCTCTCCTTTTATGTATGGAACAGGGCACTGGGACCAGAGAGGACAAGGGGCTAGCCGGGGTCAGATAATTGGGACCAGAACTCTAACCCTTGGCCATGCCCATTCCAAGGAGGGAAGCCAGGAGATCTGTGTCTGCCTGTCCCAGAGGTAAGAGGCCCTCCAGCCAGGCCACTGTAAGGAGGCTGGCCCACCTGGTGCATATTCCATGGCGATCATAAGGGCTTTGTCTTCCAGGAAGTTCTCGTAGTACTCAATGACATTGGGGTGGTTGAGCAGCTTGAGGACCTGGCACTCATTCTGGGCTGCCTGCCGCTCTTCCTTGGTCATCTGTTCCACTGGAATCTGCTTGATGATCACCAGCTTCTGGTCAGCCTTTCGCAGGCACAGGTGCACAATCCTAGGGATACGGAGGACAGGGACAGGTTACCAGCTAAGCCTCCAGCCACATATCAGGCAGGGCGGTGCAGCCTAGTGACTGATGTCTCTTGGAAGAGGGTTCTAGACTAAGAGGTCATCTAACCAAGCGCACAGAACACTGAGCTTGGGAACAGGGAGAACTGATTACAAGCTGTGTGGGACTTCAGTTTCACCACAGGCACTGTGAGGTAAAGTTAGTCTTGATCTCTAAGTTCCcacagactgcctgggttcaaatctgggTGCCTCCTCTTACTAGTTATCTGGTTTGATACATTATGTGACATCATTGTCTGGAAAATGAAATGGGCCTCCCAGGGTTGTTGAGAGGATGgaatgagaaaatgcatgtaaGACACTGAGTGCAGTGACCAGCACAAAGAAAACGCTCAATGAATAGAAGccattcatattattttattttaattctgtggTCAGTCTCCATAAAAGCAGGGACTACAACATTCTTGTTCACCACAATAACCCCAGTGCATAGCCCAATATTTAGCACACAATAGGcagtcaataagtatttgttgaatgagtggacTATAAGCTGATCTAAGTCTCAAATTTTTACCTCCAGATCAGACTTCTCTTCTGAACCCTAGACTCAGATATCCACTTGAATGGCTCACAGTCATCctaaattttaacaaattcaaaataaaactctTGATTCCTGCCTCCAAACCTTTCCTTGCTCAGTCTCTTCCATCTCAGTAAATGCTACCATCATCCTCCAGTTATTAAAATCAGAAACTGCTAAAATCAGAAACCTGAGGCAGGGCCAAGTGGCtaaggcctgtaatctcagcactttgggaggccaaggcaggtagatcacttgagtccaggcgttcaagaccagcctgagcaaaatggtgaaacccactctcgcaaaaaaaaaaaaaaaaaaaaaaaaaattagctgagcatggtggcaagcctctgtggtcccagctgctctggaggatgaggtgggaggatcacctgagcctaggacaTTGAACATACAGttagccatgattgcgccactgcactccagcctgggtgaccaagtgagatggtctcaaaacaaaacaacaaaaaaacagacactTGAAAATCACCCTAGGCCGGGCgtaatggctcacacttgtaatactaacactttgggaggccgaggcgggtggatcatttgaggtcaggagtttgagaacaacctggccaaaatggtgaaaccccatctccacccaaaatacaaaaattagctgggcgtgatggtaggcgcctgtaatcccagctactcgggaggctgaggcagcagaatggcctgaacctgggaggtggagcttgctgtgagccgagatggcgccactgcactccagcctgggcgacagagtgagactccacctcaaaaaaaaaaaaaaaaaaaaaaaagaaagaaagaaagaaaagaaaaaagaaaatcgcCCTAATCGCCCTAGAATCTTTCCTCCATTTCACACAAGCAAATCCCATTTCTACCTCTGCAATACTGTAAATCCATCCAATTCTCTGTGCCCTCTCTACAGCCCTTGCCCTATAGTCATCATAATTTCTCGCCTAAAATACTGTATAACTCTCCAAAATGGTCCCTTTCACTCCTGTCACCCTCAAATCTAAATTCTACATGAACCagaatgacatttattttttatttatttttcttttttttatagatatgggtctcactatgttggccaggttggtcttgaactcgtggcctcaagatatgctcccatctcggcctcccaaagtgctgggattatgggcatgagccaccatgcccagccccagaatgcaatttaaaaatcttactatcctggctaacacgatgaaaccccatctctactaaaaatacaaaaaattagccgggtgtgatggcaggcgcctgtagtcccagctactcgggaggctgaggcagtagaatggcgtgaacccgtgaggcagagcttgcagtgagcctagattgcgccactgcagtccagcctagaagatagagcaagactccgtctcaaaaaaaaaaaaaaaaaaaaaaaaaaaaaaaaaaaaaacttgggccaggcgcggtggctcacgcctgtaatcccaggcctttgggagactgaggcaggcggatcacgaggtcagcagatcgagaccatactggctaacatggtgaaaccccgtctctactaaaaaatacaaaaaaattagccgggagtggtggcgggcgcctgtagttccagctgctagggaggctgaggcagaagaatggcgtgaacctgggaggcggagcttgcaatgagccgagatcgtgccactgcactctagcctgggtgacagagcgagactctgtctcagaaaaaaaaaaaaagaaagaaagaaagaaagaaagacaaaatatagAGGAATGGTCtgataagattttttatttttctattttttttatttttgagaaggagtctcactctgttgccaggcgggagtggagtggcgtgatctcggctcactacatcctccgcctcccaggttcaagcaattctcctccctcagcctcccgagtagctgggactacaggcgcgtgccaccacgcccagctaatttttgtatttttagtagagacggggttttaccatgttggccgggatggtctcgatctcttgacctcgtgacctgcccgcctcggcctcccaaagtgctgggattacaggcatgacccccacgcccggcctttttgtttttatttttttttgagacagagtttcactcttgttgcctaggctgtagtgcaatggcacagtctcagctcactgcaacctctgccttccaggttcaagcgattctcctgactcagcctcccaagtagccgtcacaacacccagctaaattttgtatttttagtagagatggggtttcactgtgttggccaggctggtctcgaactcttgacctcaggtgatccaaccacctcagcctcccaaagtgctgggattacaggcctgagccaccgcgcccggccccttctttctttcctttctctttctttttttcttgtattattactttttttagataggttctcactctgtcaaccaagTTGAAGTGCAGGGGTCTCatctcagcttactacagcctccacctcccatgctcaagtgatcctcccacctcagcctcctgagtagttgggactacaggcacatgccaatgccaccatatctggctaatttttttatttttttgtagacagggggactcattgtgttgcccaggctggtctctaactcctaagctcaagcaattgcccatctcggcctcccaaagtgctaggattataggtgtgagccactgcaccctgccccttTTCAAAAAACTCTGCCAAGTCTCAGGATCACTCTTCCTCTTTAAAACCCTTCCTggtggccgggagtggtggctcacgcctgtaatcccaacactttgggaggcagaagcaggtggatcgcctgaggtcaggagttcgagaccaggctggccaacatggtgaaaccctgtctctactaaaaatacaaaaaattagccaggcatggtggcacacgcctgtaaggctgaggcaggagaattgcttgaacccgggaggcggggcttgcagtaagccaagatggtgccattgcactccagcctgggcaacagaggagactctgtctcaaaaaaaaaaaaaaaaaaaaaaaaaaaaaaaattagccggttgttgtggcgtgtgcctgtagtcccagctactcaggatgctgaggcaggagaattgcgtgaacccgggaggcggagattgcagtgaactgagattgccactacactccagcctgagcgacagtgcaagactccgtctcaaaaacaaaaacaaaaacaaaacaaaaccgttTGTGGCAAATGAACCTTTTATCTCAGGTTATCAGGCCATAATCTAGTCCCCGCCCTCGACAATTACATTTTATACCATTCTCTACCTTGCCCACTACATTCCAACTATTACTAGTCTTTCTCGGTTTCTTGAATGCTCTGTTTTCCCATGTGAGACATTTCACATACGCTATTTCCTTTGCCTGAAAAGTTCTCCCTTCACCTGCAGACTACTGGTCCTCATTCCTCAAGTCTTGGCCTTAAATCTCACTTCTGGCctgtcgcggtggctcacgcctgtaattccagcacttagggaggccggcgcgggcggatcacctgaggtcaggaatttgagaccagcctggccaacatggcgaaaccccatctgtactaaaaacacaaaaaatattagctgggcatggtggcgcgtgcctgtagtcccagctactcgggaggctgaggcaggagaagcgcttgaaccagggaggcagaggttgcagtgagctgagatagtgccactgcactcgagatcgcgccactgcgacagagtgagactgcctcaaaaaaaaaaaaaaaaaaaaatccaaaaaatttagccgggcgtggtggcgcacgcctgtaatcctagctactcgggaggctgaggcacaacgattgcttgaacccaggaggtggtggttgcagtgtgccaagatcgtgccactgaactccagccggggtgacagagggagactctgtcttaaaaatcaaTCAAGCAAGCAAGCAATCTCCCTTCTCAGAGAATTCTTCCTTGACCATCTCATATAAGTATTCTCACTGGTAATGTACTCTATCCTCACAACCTGCTAATAACACTTCATAACTGCTATAACTTCTTACTTCAtaatgttttgtttattgtatAACTTTCCCACAGTCAGTAAGTTCCAAGAGGGAAAAGACCACGCCCGTTCCGGTTCTAACTATATACCCAGCGGCCAAAGCCTGACATACATAGCTGGCACTCAGTATTTGTTGAACGAATGAATAAAGAAGCTAACATAACTCAGTGGGCGGAGCAATGGGCCTGTCAGGGGCGTGGCCTCCGTAGAGGCGGAGTCTCCCCGCAGGACTGGGACCGGAAGCTTGGGCGGGGCTTCCCAGAGTGGCGCTCACGCCTTGGGGCGGGATTAGGCGGGCGGCGACTTCGCGGGCGGAATTGGGGCTTATTTTCCCTATCCCCTAGCAGTTTCCTCCCCCAGAGCCCTGGCTCACCCGAAGGCACCTCTCCCCACCACTCGGATCCGCTCGTACTTCTCCATCTCATTTCTTAGAGTTTCACTTCCGTCCCCCACGCGGCGCGTGCGCGGACCCACCCACTCTGGGCCCCGCCCCTTCACGGCGAGCGGCTTGCGGGGCGGAGCCAGCGCCCTAGGTGTGGGTTCCGCCACGCGTCCGTATTTGTGGGCCTGCACCACACACCTCCCGCTGCGACACGCCGTCACTTTTCCCCTCACGACCCTGCCCCACGCAGTGTCCAAGAATAGGGCAAGAAAATAGGGCGCGCCCGCAATGGCGGGCACGGTACCCGCCCCTCCCACACATATACCCAGCCCTTGTAAAGCTTGCTAGACTAAAAG contains the following coding sequences:
- the NEK8 gene encoding serine/threonine-protein kinase Nek8 isoform X5, whose translation is MEKYERIRVVGRGAFGIVHLCLRKADQKLVIIKQIPVEQMTKEERQAAQNECQVLKLLNHPNVIEYYENFLEDKALMIAMEYAPGGTLAEFIQKRCNSLLEEETILHFFVQILLALHHVHTHLILHRDLKTQNILLDKHRMVVKIGDFGISKILSSKSKAYTVVGTPCYISPELCEGKPYNQKSDIWALGCVLYELASLKRAFEAANLPALVLKIMSGTFAPISDRYSPELRQLVLSLLSLEPAQRPPLSHIMAQPLCIRALLNLHTDVGSVRMRRPVQGQRAVLGGRVWAPSGSTGGPHLSCRAEKSVAPSSTGSRTTSVRCRGIPRGPVRPAIPPPLSSVYAWGGGLGTPLRLPMLNTEVVQVAAGRTQKAGVTRSGRLILWEAPPLGAGGGSLLPGAVEQPQPQFISRFLEGQSGVTIKHVACGDFFTACLTDRGIIMTFGSGSNGCLGHGSLTDISQPTIVEALLGYEMVQVACGASHVLALSTERELFAWGRGDSGRLGLGTRESHSCPQQVPMPPGQEAQRVVCGIDSSMILTVPGQALACGSNRFNKLGLDHLSLGEEPVPHQQVEEALSFTLLGSAPLDQEPLLSIDLGTAHSAAVTASGDCYTFGSNQHGQLGTNTRRGSRAPCKVQGLEGIKMAMVACGDAFTVAIGAEGEVYSWGKGARGRLGRRDEDAGLPRPVQLDETHPYTVTSVSCCHGNTLLAVRSVTDEPVPP
- the NEK8 gene encoding serine/threonine-protein kinase Nek8 isoform X2, which translates into the protein MSTEGRLPSCSACVKGELRVLTSAALTSRDGPRPCHVLFRIVHLCLRKADQKLVIIKQIPVEQMTKEERQAAQNECQVLKLLNHPNVIEYYENFLEDKALMIAMEYAPGGTLAEFIQKRCNSLLEEETILHFFVQILLALHHVHTHLILHRDLKTQNILLDKHRMVVKIGDFGISKILSSKSKAYTVVGTPCYISPELCEGKPYNQKSDIWALGCVLYELASLKRAFEAANLPALVLKIMSGTFAPISDRYSPELRQLVLSLLSLEPAQRPPLSHIMAQPLCIRALLNLHTDVGSVRMRRAEKSVAPSSTGSRTTSVRCRGIPRGPVRPAIPPPLSSVYAWGGGLGTPLRLPMLNTEVVQVAAGRTQKAGVTRSGRLILWEAPPLGAGGGSLLPGAVEQPQPQFISRFLEGQSGVTIKHVACGDFFTACLTDRGIIMTFGSGSNGCLGHGSLTDISQPTIVEALLGYEMVQVACGASHVLALSTERELFAWGRGDSGRLGLGTRESHSCPQQVPMPPGQEAQRVVCGIDSSMILTVPGQALACGSNRFNKLGLDHLSLGEEPVPHQQVEEALSFTLLGSAPLDQEPLLSIDLGTAHSAAVTASGDCYTFGSNQHGQLGTNTRRGSRAPCKVQGLEGIKMAMVACGDAFTVAIGAEGEVYSWGKGARGRLGRRDEDAGLPRPVQLDETHPYTVTSVSCCHGNTLLAVR
- the NEK8 gene encoding serine/threonine-protein kinase Nek8 isoform X1, with protein sequence MSTEGRLPSCSACVKGELRVLTSAALTSRDGPRPCHVLFRIVHLCLRKADQKLVIIKQIPVEQMTKEERQAAQNECQVLKLLNHPNVIEYYENFLEDKALMIAMEYAPGGTLAEFIQKRCNSLLEEETILHFFVQILLALHHVHTHLILHRDLKTQNILLDKHRMVVKIGDFGISKILSSKSKAYTVVGTPCYISPELCEGKPYNQKSDIWALGCVLYELASLKRAFEAANLPALVLKIMSGTFAPISDRYSPELRQLVLSLLSLEPAQRPPLSHIMAQPLCIRALLNLHTDVGSVRMRRAEKSVAPSSTGSRTTSVRCRGIPRGPVRPAIPPPLSSVYAWGGGLGTPLRLPMLNTEVVQVAAGRTQKAGVTRSGRLILWEAPPLGAGGGSLLPGAVEQPQPQFISRFLEGQSGVTIKHVACGDFFTACLTDRGIIMTFGSGSNGCLGHGSLTDISQPTIVEALLGYEMVQVACGASHVLALSTERELFAWGRGDSGRLGLGTRESHSCPQQVPMPPGQEAQRVVCGIDSSMILTVPGQALACGSNRFNKLGLDHLSLGEEPVPHQQVEEALSFTLLGSAPLDQEPLLSIDLGTAHSAAVTASGDCYTFGSNQHGQLGTNTRRGSRAPCKVQGLEGIKMAMVACGDAFTVAIGAEGEVYSWGKGARGRLGRRDEDAGLPRPVQLDETHPYTVTSVSCCHGNTLLAVRSVTDEPVPP
- the NEK8 gene encoding serine/threonine-protein kinase Nek8 isoform X4, which codes for MEKYERIRVVGRGAFGIVHLCLRKADQKLVIIKQIPVEQMTKEERQAAQNECQVLKLLNHPNVIEYYENFLEDKALMIAMEYAPGGTLAEFIQKRCNSLLEEETILHFFVQILLALHHVHTHLILHRDLKTQNILLDKHRMVVKIGDFGISKILSSKSKAYTVVGTPCYISPELCEGKPYNQKSDIWALGCVLYELASLKRAFEAANLPALVLKIMSGTFAPISDRYSPELRQLVLSLLSLEPAQRPPLSHIMAQPLCIRALLNLHTDVGSVRMRRAEKSVAPSSTGSRTTSVRCRGIPRGPVRPAIPPPLSSVYAWGGGLGTPLRLPMLNTEVVQVAAGRTQKAGVTRSGRLILWEAPPLGAGGGSLLPGAVEQPQPQFISRFLEGQSGVTIKHVACGDFFTACLTDRGIIMTFGSGSNGCLGHGSLTDISQPTIVEALLGYEMVQVACGASHVLALSTERELFAWGRGDSGRLGLGTRESHSCPQQVPMPPGQEAQRVVCGIDSSMILTVPGQALACGSNRFNKLGLDHLSLGEEPVPHQQVEEALSFTLLGSAPLDQEPLLSIDLGTAHSAAVTASGDCYTFGSNQHGQLGTNTRRGSRAPCKVQGLEGIKMAMVACGDAFTVAIGAEGEVYSWGKGARGRLGRRDEDAGLPRPVQLDETHPYTVTSVSCCHGNTLLAVR
- the NEK8 gene encoding serine/threonine-protein kinase Nek8 isoform X3, with translation MEKYERIRVVGRGAFGIVHLCLRKADQKLVIIKQIPVEQMTKEERQAAQNECQVLKLLNHPNVIEYYENFLEDKALMIAMEYAPGGTLAEFIQKRCNSLLEEETILHFFVQILLALHHVHTHLILHRDLKTQNILLDKHRMVVKIGDFGISKILSSKSKAYTVVGTPCYISPELCEGKPYNQKSDIWALGCVLYELASLKRAFEAANLPALVLKIMSGTFAPISDRYSPELRQLVLSLLSLEPAQRPPLSHIMAQPLCIRALLNLHTDVGSVRMRRAEKSVAPSSTGSRTTSVRCRGIPRGPVRPAIPPPLSSVYAWGGGLGTPLRLPMLNTEVVQVAAGRTQKAGVTRSGRLILWEAPPLGAGGGSLLPGAVEQPQPQFISRFLEGQSGVTIKHVACGDFFTACLTDRGIIMTFGSGSNGCLGHGSLTDISQPTIVEALLGYEMVQVACGASHVLALSTERELFAWGRGDSGRLGLGTRESHSCPQQVPMPPGQEAQRVVCGIDSSMILTVPGQALACGSNRFNKLGLDHLSLGEEPVPHQQVEEALSFTLLGSAPLDQEPLLSIDLGTAHSAAVTASGDCYTFGSNQHGQLGTNTRRGSRAPCKVQGLEGIKMAMVACGDAFTVAIGAEGEVYSWGKGARGRLGRRDEDAGLPRPVQLDETHPYTVTSVSCCHGNTLLAVRSVTDEPVPP